In Bos mutus isolate GX-2022 chromosome 10, NWIPB_WYAK_1.1, whole genome shotgun sequence, a single window of DNA contains:
- the ZDHHC22 gene encoding palmitoyltransferase ZDHHC22 yields the protein MLALRLLNVVAPAYFLCIALVTLVLQLFLFLPRMREDPTAARLFSPALLHGALFLFLSANALGNYVLVIQNSPDDLDACQGAEARRALCPPPSTHFCRVCARVTLRHDHHCFFTGNCIGSRNMRNFILFCLYTSLACLYSMVAGVAYISAVLSISFAHPLAFLTLLPTSISQFFSGAVLGSEMFVILMLYLWFAIGLACAGFCCHQLLLILRGQTRHQVRKGVAVRSRPWRKNLQEVFGKRWLLGLLVPMFNVGNESCKQRDK from the exons ATGCTGGCCCTGAGGCTGCTCAACGTGGTGGCCCCCGCCTACTTCCTGTGCATCGCCCTGGTGACCTTGGTGCTGCAGCTCTTCCTGTTTCTGCCCCGCATGCGTGAGGACCCCACGGCCGCCCGCCTCTTCTCGCCCGCCCTGCTCCACGGGGCGCTCTTCCTGTTCCTCTCCGCCAACGCCCTGGGCAACTATGTCCTGGTCATCCAGAACTCCCCGGACGACCTGGATGCCTGCCAGGGGGCTGAGGCCAGGAGGGCCCTGTGCCCCCCGCCCAGCACCCACTTCTGCCGCGTGTGCGCCAGAGTCACCCTGAGGCACGACCACCACTGTTTCTTCACCGGCAACTGCATCGGAAGCAGGAACATGCGAAACTTCATCCTGTTCTGCCTCTACACCTCGCTGGCTTGCCTCTACTCCATGGTGGCCGGCGTGGCCTACATCTCCGCGGTCCTGTCCATCTCCTTCGCCCACCCCCTGGCCTTCCTCACGCTCCTTCCCACCTCCATCAGCCAGTTCTTCTCTG GAGCTGTCCTCGGTTCTGAAATGTTCGTCATCCTCATGCTTTATCTCTGGTTTGCCATTGGCCTGGCCTGCGCTGGCTTCTGCTGCCATCAGCTGCTGTTGATTCTCCGGGGGCAGACCCGCCACCAGGTGCGGAAGGGGGTGGCGGTGAGGTCCCGGCCTTGGCGCAAGAACTTACAGGAGGTCTTCGGGAAGAGGTGGCTGTTGGGCCTGCTGGTCCCCATGTTCAATGTTGGAAACGAGAGCTGCAAGCAGCGGGACAAGTAG